From one Peptoniphilaceae bacterium AMB_02 genomic stretch:
- a CDS encoding VRR-NUC domain-containing protein — protein MKEQEIQNQIKDIINRYYGCCWRANAGIFKSFDCKRIVHGLPKGFPDLFGFRRRDGKMFFLEVKSKRGRRTPEQKQFEELLKQHDNILYGVVKSLDEALKALEVGEYKG, from the coding sequence GTGAAAGAACAGGAGATACAGAATCAAATTAAAGACATAATAAATCGCTATTATGGCTGCTGCTGGAGAGCGAATGCGGGAATCTTTAAAAGCTTTGACTGTAAAAGAATTGTACATGGACTACCAAAGGGGTTTCCGGATTTGTTTGGATTTAGGAGAAGAGACGGAAAAATGTTTTTCTTGGAAGTGAAATCGAAACGAGGTAGAAGGACGCCGGAGCAAAAGCAATTTGAAGAGTTACTAAAACAGCATGACAATATCCTATATGGAGTGGTTAAAAGCCTGGATGAAGCTTTGAAGGCTTTGGAAGTGGGAGAGTATAAGGGGTGA
- a CDS encoding single-stranded DNA-binding protein — translation MNNVVLIGRLVRDPELRYTQSGTATAQFTLAVDRNLSREKRQEMESKGQQTADFIRVVTWGKTAELCGNYLSKGKMTAVTGRIQTGSYTNQQGQIVYTTDVIAENIKFLEWGERSEEPATNNDNDFVPYNDNSKIPF, via the coding sequence ATGAATAATGTAGTGCTAATTGGGAGGCTCGTAAGAGATCCAGAACTAAGATATACGCAATCAGGAACAGCAACAGCTCAATTTACTTTGGCGGTTGATAGAAATCTATCCAGAGAAAAAAGACAAGAGATGGAATCAAAAGGCCAACAAACTGCTGATTTTATTAGGGTTGTAACTTGGGGGAAAACAGCTGAATTATGCGGAAACTATCTTTCTAAAGGCAAAATGACTGCAGTTACTGGCAGAATTCAAACTGGTTCATATACAAACCAGCAAGGACAGATAGTATACACAACAGATGTAATTGCGGAAAATATAAAGTTTCTTGAATGGGGAGAACGGAGTGAAGAGCCAGCAACTAACAACGATAATGATTTTGTGCCATATAACGATAATAGCAAAATACCATTTTAA